The following proteins come from a genomic window of Lytechinus pictus isolate F3 Inbred chromosome 1, Lp3.0, whole genome shotgun sequence:
- the LOC129260156 gene encoding tubulin delta chain-like isoform X2, whose amino-acid sequence MSTVFLHVGQCGNQLGQQFWQLVQQDDEAKCTFYRRDQKLPSLHVDTEKKVIAKLLRNSKQLPVREKNVILSKQGRGTNWAMGYHGTSTNPSESMIEVTLEVLRKEVERCDSFCGTVMMHSLSGGTGSGLGSHLCEAVRDTYPMAYILDVAVAPHTQGESPLQHYNNLFCLAWLQKFADCVILYHNDEVLHHLQGLNITKGNRDAANVDIKMMNKYITDSLAGLLCPISSNTTRSGISSGNEPWELLRSVSPMPAHKFLHVSHVMKSKSTWEAMTTNLIQSAVRYDTDGQHYSSLASLVAVRGDPTSTFMTSLSVIERKLKAALGFVEWNPFPIDFWIGKQQGVLPKDTSSMTMCVNTSRIVSMMQRVQSRARSMYDARAFLHWYQRYSCDETEFEEAFATVNQVIRDYESAAEG is encoded by the exons ATGTCGACTGTGTTTCTTCATGTTGGCCAGTGTGGCAACCAACTTGGCCAACAGTTCTGGCAGCTTGTCCAACAGGATGATGAAGCAAA ATGTACTTTTTACCGGAGAGATCAGAAGCTTCCCTCTCTTCATGTCGATACAGAAAAGAAAGTGATCGCTAAACTTTTGAGAAACAGTAAACA ACTTCCTGTAAGAGAGAAAAATGTCATCTTGAGCAAACAAGGCAGAGGAACAAACTGGGCCATGG GTTACCACGGGACATCCACCAATCCTAGTGAGAGTATGATTGAGGTTACCCTTGAAGTGTTGAGGAAAGAGGTGGAACGATGTGATTCATTCTGTGGAACAGTTATGATGCATAGTCTCAGTGGTGGAACAGGATCAG GCCTTGGTTCTCATCTGTGTGAGGCTGTGCGAGACACCTACCCAATGGCATACATCCTAGACGTAGCTGTAGCACCCCACACCCAAGGAGAGAGCCCTCTTCAACATTATAATAATCTGTTCTGCCTTGCTTGGCTTCAAAA ATTTGCAGATTGTGTTATCCTGTATCATAATGATGAAGTTTTGCATCATCTCCAAGGCTTGAATATCACCAAGGGCAACCGTGATGCTGCGAATGTTGATATCAAAATGATGAATAAGTACATCACAGACTCCCTGGCAGGTTTGCTGTGCCCCATTTCAAGCAATACAACAAGAAG TGGTATATCTAGTGGAAATGAACCATGGGAGTTGTTGAGATCTGTGTCTCCGATGCCTGCACATAAGTTTCTGCATGTCTCCCATGTAATGAAAAG tAAATCCACATGGGAGGCAATGACTACCAATCTAATCCAGAGTGCTGTCAGATACGACACAGATGGACAACAT TATTCTTCGCTTGCATCACTGGTAGCAGTAAGAGGAGACCCAACATCTACCTTTATGACCAGTCTTTCAGTCATTGAGAGAAAACTCAAAGCAGCTCTTGGCTTTGTGGAGTGGAATCCGTTCCCCATTGACTTTTGGATAG GAAAGCAGCAAGGAGTTTTACCAAAGGACACGTCTTCCATGACCATGTGTGTGAATACTAGTAGGATTGTGAGCATGATGCAGAGGGTACAGTCGAGAGCACGTTCCATGTATGATGCCAGAGCTTTTCTACACTGGTACCAAAGATACAGCTGTGATGAG ACGGAATTTGAAGAGGCATTTGCAACAGTGAATCAAGTCATCAGGGACTATGAGAGTGCTGCTGAAGGTTGA
- the LOC129260156 gene encoding tubulin delta chain-like isoform X1 — protein sequence MSTVFLHVGQCGNQLGQQFWQLVQQDDEAKCTFYRRDQKLPSLHVDTEKKVIAKLLRNSKQLPVREKNVILSKQGRGTNWAMGYHGTSTNPSESMIEVTLEVLRKEVERCDSFCGTVMMHSLSGGTGSGLQSLGSHLCEAVRDTYPMAYILDVAVAPHTQGESPLQHYNNLFCLAWLQKFADCVILYHNDEVLHHLQGLNITKGNRDAANVDIKMMNKYITDSLAGLLCPISSNTTRSGISSGNEPWELLRSVSPMPAHKFLHVSHVMKSKSTWEAMTTNLIQSAVRYDTDGQHYSSLASLVAVRGDPTSTFMTSLSVIERKLKAALGFVEWNPFPIDFWIGKQQGVLPKDTSSMTMCVNTSRIVSMMQRVQSRARSMYDARAFLHWYQRYSCDETEFEEAFATVNQVIRDYESAAEG from the exons ATGTCGACTGTGTTTCTTCATGTTGGCCAGTGTGGCAACCAACTTGGCCAACAGTTCTGGCAGCTTGTCCAACAGGATGATGAAGCAAA ATGTACTTTTTACCGGAGAGATCAGAAGCTTCCCTCTCTTCATGTCGATACAGAAAAGAAAGTGATCGCTAAACTTTTGAGAAACAGTAAACA ACTTCCTGTAAGAGAGAAAAATGTCATCTTGAGCAAACAAGGCAGAGGAACAAACTGGGCCATGG GTTACCACGGGACATCCACCAATCCTAGTGAGAGTATGATTGAGGTTACCCTTGAAGTGTTGAGGAAAGAGGTGGAACGATGTGATTCATTCTGTGGAACAGTTATGATGCATAGTCTCAGTGGTGGAACAGGATCAGGTTTGCAAA GCCTTGGTTCTCATCTGTGTGAGGCTGTGCGAGACACCTACCCAATGGCATACATCCTAGACGTAGCTGTAGCACCCCACACCCAAGGAGAGAGCCCTCTTCAACATTATAATAATCTGTTCTGCCTTGCTTGGCTTCAAAA ATTTGCAGATTGTGTTATCCTGTATCATAATGATGAAGTTTTGCATCATCTCCAAGGCTTGAATATCACCAAGGGCAACCGTGATGCTGCGAATGTTGATATCAAAATGATGAATAAGTACATCACAGACTCCCTGGCAGGTTTGCTGTGCCCCATTTCAAGCAATACAACAAGAAG TGGTATATCTAGTGGAAATGAACCATGGGAGTTGTTGAGATCTGTGTCTCCGATGCCTGCACATAAGTTTCTGCATGTCTCCCATGTAATGAAAAG tAAATCCACATGGGAGGCAATGACTACCAATCTAATCCAGAGTGCTGTCAGATACGACACAGATGGACAACAT TATTCTTCGCTTGCATCACTGGTAGCAGTAAGAGGAGACCCAACATCTACCTTTATGACCAGTCTTTCAGTCATTGAGAGAAAACTCAAAGCAGCTCTTGGCTTTGTGGAGTGGAATCCGTTCCCCATTGACTTTTGGATAG GAAAGCAGCAAGGAGTTTTACCAAAGGACACGTCTTCCATGACCATGTGTGTGAATACTAGTAGGATTGTGAGCATGATGCAGAGGGTACAGTCGAGAGCACGTTCCATGTATGATGCCAGAGCTTTTCTACACTGGTACCAAAGATACAGCTGTGATGAG ACGGAATTTGAAGAGGCATTTGCAACAGTGAATCAAGTCATCAGGGACTATGAGAGTGCTGCTGAAGGTTGA